The following proteins are encoded in a genomic region of Triticum dicoccoides isolate Atlit2015 ecotype Zavitan chromosome 1B, WEW_v2.0, whole genome shotgun sequence:
- the LOC119313666 gene encoding uncharacterized protein LOC119313666 gives MGLCMSSGSTAAAVRAKGQPASTAMVLLPTGELREYPRPATAGQALEDSVAGDAGWFLCDADEMPFDGPVAAVGVAEELRPGQIYFVLPAEARRNGLRREDLAALAVRASAALVKTNTVASSTGARRRRHAGSVAPLVFAPLQEVDETVAYKTVPTLAAKRRPVARAKSAGRMQPRFAPDLSAIPECE, from the coding sequence ATGGGGCTCTGCATGTCCAGCGGCagcacggcggcggcggtgcgggcaaAGGGACAGCCTGCCTCGACGGCTATGGTACTGCTGCCAACGGGTGAGCTGCGGGAGTACCCGCGCCCGGCCACAGCGGGCCAGGCGCTAGAGGACTCCGTGGCTGGGGACGCCGGTTGGTTCCTGTGCGACGCCGACGAGATGCCCTTCGATGGCCCCGTGGCCGCCGTGGGCGTGGCCGAGGAGCTCCGCCCGGGGCAGATATACTTCGTGCTCCCTGCTGAGGCTCGACGGAACGGCCTCCGGCGCGAGGACCTCGCCGCTCTCGCCGTCAGGGCGTCCGCGGCCCTCGTTAAGACCAACACCGTCGCCTCCTCCACCGGTGCTAGACGACGGAGGCACGCCGGCTCGGTGGCGCCGCTCGTCTTCGCCCCACTCCAGGAGGTGGACGAGACCGTCGCTTACAAGACCGTGCCAACGCTGGCAGCCAAGAGGCGGCCGGTGGCGCGTGCGAAGAGTGCCGGGAGGATGCAGCCGCGGTTCGCACCCGATCTGAGCGCCATTCCCGAGTGCGAGTGA